From the Musa acuminata AAA Group cultivar baxijiao chromosome BXJ1-2, Cavendish_Baxijiao_AAA, whole genome shotgun sequence genome, one window contains:
- the LOC103974206 gene encoding glutamyl-tRNA reductase 2 — translation MAATSGVAITFAGAGKAEAFLRRSSSSRSPCSIGSFGGPAYGGSRRVAPRRSPRCEVRLDLEEKSKSASASASAGALEQFKISADRYMKERSSIAVIGLSVHTAPVEMREKLAVPEAQWPRAIGELCNLNHISEAAVLSTCNRMEIYVVALSWNPGIREVMDWMAKTSGIPVAELRQHLFVLLDSDATRHLFEVSAGLDSLVLGEGQILAQVKQVVRVGQGSRGLGKNIDRMFKDAITAGKRVRSETNIASGAVSVSSAAVELALMKLPKSHSASARMLVIGAGKMGKLVIKHLAAKGCKRVVVVNRSVERVDAIREEMKDIEIIYRPFSEMLTSSAVADVIFTSTASETPLFLKEHVEALPPASEAVGSARLFVDISVPRNVGSCVSNVEHARVYNVDDLKEVVEANKEDRLRKAMEAQSIITQELKRFEAWRDSLETVPTIKKLRSYADRIRASELEKCLQKIGDDALTKKLRKAVDELSSGIVNKLLHGPLQHLRCDGTDGRTLDETLENMHALNRMFSLDTEKAILEQKIKAKVEKSKS, via the exons ATGGCGGCTACGAGCGGAGTGGCGATCACCTTCGCGGGGGCGGGGAAGGCCGAGGCTTTCCTCCGGAGGAGCTCTTCCTCCCGGTCGCCGTGTTCGATTGGATCTTTCGGCGGCCCCGCGTACGGTGGGAGCCGGAGGGTTGCTCCTCGGAGGAGCCCTCGCTGCGAGGTGCGGTTGGATCTCGAAGAGAAGTCGAAGTCCGCGTCGGCGTCGGCGTCCGCCGGAGCCCTCGAGCAGTTCAAGATCTCCGCCGACC GATATATGAAGGAAAGGAGCAGCATAGCTGTTATAGGTCTTAGTGTTCATACAGCTCCAGTCGAGATGCGTGAAAAGCTTGCTGTTCCAGAGGCACAATGGCCTCGTGCTATTGGTGAATTATGCAACTTGAATCATATCAGTGAAGCTGCAGTTCTCAGTACATGCAACAGAATGGAAATATATGTAGTTGCTTTGTCTTGGAATCCTGGAATCAGAGAAGTGATGGATTGGATGGCAAAG ACAAGCGGAATTCCAGTGGCTGAGCTCCGACAACATCTTTTTGTTCTTCTCGATAGTGATGCCACAAGACATCTGTTTGAGGTATCAGCAGGGCTCGACTCACTTGTCCTTGGAGAAGGACAGATTCTTGCTCAAGTTAAACAAGTTGTAAGAGTCGGGCAAGGCAGCCGAGGGTTGGGGAAAAATATTGACAGGATGTTTAAGGATGCCATCACAGCTGGAAAAAGAGTTCGCAGTGAGACCAATATAGCATCCGGTGCAGTTTCTGTAAGTTCAGCTGCAGTTGAGTTGGCTCTTATGAAGCTTCCAAAGTCCCATTCTGCATCTGCACGGATGCTGGTGATTGGAGCAGGCAAGATGGGGAAACTAGTGATCAAACATCTAGCTGCAAAAGGGTGCAAAAGGGTTGTGGTTGTGAACAGGTCAGTAGAGAGGGTAGATGCTATCCGTGAGGAGATGAAAGATATCGAAATTATCTACAGACCTTTTTCTGAAATGCTCACCTCCTCTGCTGTGGCGGATGTCATTTTCACAAGCACCGCATCTGAGACACCCCTATTCTTGAAAGAACATGTTGAAGCTCTTCCTCCGGCAAGTGAGGCAGTTGGGAGCGCAAGACTTTTCGTGGATATTTCAGTTCCCAGGAATGTAGGATCTTGTGTTTCCAATGTCGAACATGCTCGAGTGTATAATGTCGATGACCTCAAGGAAGTCGTGGAAGCCAACAAGGAAGATCGCCTGAGGaaggcaatggaagctcaatcGATAATCACACAGGAACTGAAACGGTTTGAGGCATGGAGGGACTCTCTGGAGACTGTTCCAACCATCAAGAAGCTCAGATCCTATGCTGATAGAATTCGGGCTTCTGAGCTCGAGAAATGTCTCCAAAAGATTGGTGATGATGCTCTAACAAAGAAATTGCGAAAAGCAGTTGATGAGCTCAGCAGCGGTATCGTTAACAAGCTTCTTCATGGCCCACTGCAGCACTTGAGATGTGATGGCACGGATGGCAGGACTCTGGATGAGACCCTTGAAAACATGCATGCACTTAACAGGATGTTTAGTCTTGACACTGAGAAAGCTATCTTGGAGCAAAAGATCAAGGCCAAAGTTGAGAAAAGCAAAAGTTAA